The nucleotide window CGGACGGTCACCGTCGAGAAACTCGCGGTCAACGCGGTGATGGCGGGGTGCGCGCCGGAACACTTCCCCGTCGTGCTGGCCGCGCTGGAAGCCAGCCTCGCAGAGCAGTTCAACCTCTACGGCGTCCTCGCCACGACGGAACCGCACTGGCCGTCCGTGGTGGTGAACGGACCGATTACGGAGGAAGTGGGCATCAACGGGGCGGACAACGCCTACGGACAGGGGACCCGGGCCAACGCCACCATCGGCCGCGCCCTCACCCTCGTCTACATGAACGTCGCCGGGGCCGACCCGGGGACGACGGACATGGCCACACACGGCGGTCCCCACAAACGGGGTCTCTGCGTGGCGGAGAACGAAGAAGCGTCGCCGTGGGACCCCCTCCACGTCGAACGCGGCTTCGACCCCGCCGAGAGTACGGTCACCGTCTTCGGCGCGGAAGCCCCCCACAACGTCAACGACCACGTCGCCGACACCCCCCAAGACGTCCTCACCACCGCCGCGGACGCGATGACGGCACTCGGCGCGAACACGGCGTACCTGACGGCGAACGCGGAACCGCACCTCGTGTTGTCGCCGGAACACGCGGCGACAATCGCCCGCGCGGACTGGACCAAAACCGACGTGAAACGTTTCCTCTACGACCACGCCCGCATCCCAGTCGAGCGACTGCGCGGGAAAGGGATGGACGACGACAGGGACGGAACGCGCCCGCGACACGGCCCGGCGACGGACGTGCCGCCGGACACGACGGTTCCACCCTGCGAACGGCCCGAGGACGTGGTGGTAACGGTCACCGGTGGGACCGGTCGCCACTCGCTGTTTTGCTCCTCGTTCGGCGACACCAAATCGGTCACGCGGCGGGTCTAACGCCCTCTCGGTCTTGAACGTGCGTCAGCCCCGTCAAAACATATAAGACGATTACTGGCGTGGATGGTGGTATATGTCCGAGAGTGACGAGATTCTCGACCCCACACCCAGCCAGTCCGGGACGGACGAGTCCGTGCTGACGGACCGACCGGCGACGCTCGACGGGGCCAGCATCGGCCTGCTGTCGAACGCGAAGAAAAACTCCGACCACTTCCTGCAGAGCGTCGGCACCCACCTGCAGTCGGTGGCCGACATCGATGTCTCAGACGTGGTGTACAAGCCGACGGCGACGAGTGCCGCGCCCGACGATATCTACGAGGAGTTGGGCCAGTACGACGCGGTATTGACGGCGTACGGCGACTGTGGGTCCTGTTCGTCGTGGACGATTCACGACGCCATCCAACTGGAGGAGTCCGGTATCCCGACTGTCGTGTTCTGTTCCGAGGAGTTTACCACGCTCTGTCAGTTCGAGTCAGAGAACCAGTCCTGTCCCGGCCTCCCCATCGTGGAGTTCGAACACCCCATCGCCGACGTGGCCCCCGAAGTGGTGCGCGAGGAGCGGGTCACCGACGCCATTTGCGACGAGGTGGTCGAGGCTCTGACCAGCGACCCCGAGACACTACGTGACCGCTACGGGGGCCGGTACACGGACGAGGTCTGAGTCCCGGATGACAGAAGTCGATTCTCCGGACGGCCTGCCGGTCGTACAGCCGACCCGCGAGCGTGTCGACGACTTCCTCGCCATCACCGACAGGGCGGGCGAAGAGACAGTGGGGGAAATTCCCCCCTCGTACACGCCGATTACCGTCGAGACGACCGCGGTGAACGCGGTGATGGCGGGATGCGCACCGGAACACTTCCCCGTCGTGCTGGCCGCACTAGAGGCCAGCCTTCAAGAACAGTTCAACCTCTACGGCGTCCTCGCCACGACGCACCCCTGCTGGCCGTCCGTGGTAGTGAACGGACCGATTGCGGAGAAAGTGGGCATCAACGGGGCGGACAACGCCTACGGACAGGGGACCCGGGCCAACGCCACCATCGGTCGTGCCCTCACCCTCGTCTACATGAACGCGGGTGGCGCGGTGCAGGGACAAGGCGACAAAGCCACACACGGGGGGCCACACAAGTTCGGCCTCTGCGTGGCGGAGAACGAAGAAGCGTCGCCGTGGGACCCCCTCCACGTCGAACGCGGCTTCGACCCCGCCGAGAGTACGGTCACCGTCTTCGGTGCCGAATCACCCCACAACGTCAACGACCACGTCGCCGACACCCCCCAAGGCATCCTCACCACCGCCGCTGACACGATGGCGAAGGTGGGGACTAACCTAGCCTACCTGAGTGCACGCGGGGAGCCACACCTCGTGCTGTCGCCGGAGCACGCGGCAACCATCGCCCGGGCGGACTGGACCAAAACCGACGTGAAACGTTTCCTCTACGACCACGCCCGCATTCCGCGTCACCGACACCGGGACCACGGGATGTACGACCCGGAGGACGGCGGATTGCCGCGACACGCACGTGGCCTCGACGACGACCAACTCGTCCCGATTGCCGCCAGTCCCGAAAAGTTCGTCGTGACGGTCACCGGCGGCACCGGCCGTCACTCGCTGTTCCATCCCTCTTTCGGCGATACAGAGTCCGTGACAGTCGCCGTCGACGACGTGACGTAGCGGCCTAAAACACCGTGTCCGGTTCTTCCGAGTCCGAACGACTAGCCGTGTGTCAGTTTTACATGGATGTCATACACACCCAAATGTTTATTAATCAACTGTCCAATTAGGTAGTCGATGGCAGACAGCCACAAGAACGTCGATAGGCGTACTGTTCTGAAAACCGCGGCACCCATCGCCGCGCTCGGACTGGCGGGATGTTCACAGAACGGCGACGGTGACGGCGGCGGCGATGGTGGCGGCGGCGACGGCGACGGTGGCGGCGACGGTGACGGCGGTGGTGGCCAACAGAACTACAACTGGACCATCGGGACCAGCGGCGAGGAGACGGCGACGCACGCCTCCGGTGTCGCCTTCTCCAGCATCGTCAGCGAGAACAGCGACACCATCGAGATGAGTGCCCAAACCACCGGCGGCACCACGGCCAACCCCCGCCTCATCGACCAGGGTGACATCGACATCGCCCAGAGTACGGCCCCCATGGTCTGGCGGGCGAACACTGGCCAAGACCCGTACCAAGACCCGGAGTTGGAGACGACGATGTGCCAGACGTTCTCCTATTTCACGCTCGACGTGTTCCTCGTCAAGCGGAACACGGACGAACTGAGCGACATCGAGACGATTACCGACATCCCGACCGACGGGTCCGTCGACATGTCGTGGGGACCGCGGGGCACCTCCGCGTGGGACACGATGGCGGACGCGTTCACCCTCGCTGGCGTCGACTCCCCGGAACAAACCTTCGACCTCGAAGTGATGGGGCTGGGTGACCAAGCCGGTGCGATGCGCGACGGCCGTATCGACATCGCCACCGTCTACACCGCCAACACACAGACCATCATCGGCTGGATTCAAGAACTCTCCTCGACGACGGACCTCGAAGTCGTCACGTTCCCGTTCGGCGAATCGGAGGTCGAACAAGCCGACCCACCGCTCATCTACTCGGAGACGCCCGCGGACGTGTTCGACCAGGACATCGGCGTCGACTCGTTCCCGACCATCTCCATCGGGTACTTCACGACCATCCCGGCCGACATCCCGGCGGAACCGGTCTACGAAATGACCCGCATCCTCATGGAGAACACCGAACAGGTCCACAACGCCAACGCCGTCCTCTCGGAACACGGCCCGGACTTCGCCACCGAGTTCCTCGTCAGGAACGGCGAGGTCCCAGTTCACCCCGGTACCGAGCAGTACTACCGCGAAAACGACCTCTGGAGCGACGACCTGACCAGCCTCGAAGAGTACGAAGGCTGACCACAGCAGACCGGTTCGAGACCGCTCCCGACGAAACGACGCCACGTCCTTCCGTTTTCGAGTCCGTCCAGTGACAGCGATTGACCGGTCCCTCGGTGGCCCGACTTACAGGACGACGGCTTCGCGGACGCGACCGATGGCGGTAAGCACCGGGTACGTCCACGGCTCCTCGGCGTAGAGGTGCTCACAGAGCGAGTGCCCGTCGAGACGGCCGAGCGACCGGTGGCTCCGTATCTTGTCCTGTCTGTCGGCGGCGAGTCTGTCGAGTCGCTCGGTGAACGTGGTCGCGTACCACTGTGGAATCTGCGTGCCGTCGAGGTTGTCGACGAGGTCTACGAGTTCGTCTTTCGCGGCCGTGAGCGAGGCTTCCTCGTCGTCGAGACGGTCGAGGACCGTCTCCCGTTCCGTGATGCTCTCCTCGACGGCGGCGAGGAGGAACTGCTGGAGTCGGTCAGTGAACTGTACCGGCGTGTCCGAACAGAGTGCCGCCGCGACGCCCTTGCCGAACTCCGAGGCGATGTCGGCCCGGAGCGTGTTGTCGTAGACATCCGCGTAGTGGTCGGTGTCCATGACTGTCTCCCGGTACGCAGTACGAACACGTTCGATTGCACCGGACTCGCTGTCGACCATTATCGTCGGAACGTCGGGTGCCGGTGCGTCGCACGGGACATCGGC belongs to Halorientalis litorea and includes:
- a CDS encoding UGSC family (seleno)protein, with protein sequence MSESDEILDPTPSQSGTDESVLTDRPATLDGASIGLLSNAKKNSDHFLQSVGTHLQSVADIDVSDVVYKPTATSAAPDDIYEELGQYDAVLTAYGDCGSCSSWTIHDAIQLEESGIPTVVFCSEEFTTLCQFESENQSCPGLPIVEFEHPIADVAPEVVREERVTDAICDEVVEALTSDPETLRDRYGGRYTDEV
- a CDS encoding TAXI family TRAP transporter solute-binding subunit → MADSHKNVDRRTVLKTAAPIAALGLAGCSQNGDGDGGGDGGGGDGDGGGDGDGGGGQQNYNWTIGTSGEETATHASGVAFSSIVSENSDTIEMSAQTTGGTTANPRLIDQGDIDIAQSTAPMVWRANTGQDPYQDPELETTMCQTFSYFTLDVFLVKRNTDELSDIETITDIPTDGSVDMSWGPRGTSAWDTMADAFTLAGVDSPEQTFDLEVMGLGDQAGAMRDGRIDIATVYTANTQTIIGWIQELSSTTDLEVVTFPFGESEVEQADPPLIYSETPADVFDQDIGVDSFPTISIGYFTTIPADIPAEPVYEMTRILMENTEQVHNANAVLSEHGPDFATEFLVRNGEVPVHPGTEQYYRENDLWSDDLTSLEEYEG
- a CDS encoding DUF7260 family protein gives rise to the protein MAKSGEQRPSRHFLQSLRCHVLSPPTTALKTVRRERDEIQAERRAFESFADRVADVPCDAPAPDVPTIMVDSESGAIERVRTAYRETVMDTDHYADVYDNTLRADIASEFGKGVAAALCSDTPVQFTDRLQQFLLAAVEESITERETVLDRLDDEEASLTAAKDELVDLVDNLDGTQIPQWYATTFTERLDRLAADRQDKIRSHRSLGRLDGHSLCEHLYAEEPWTYPVLTAIGRVREAVVL